A genomic window from Arthrobacter globiformis includes:
- a CDS encoding response regulator transcription factor, translating to MAGLLQPILTALAVHFKTAQSAGAPTHDRFAQDLTAREMTVLSVLIEGLTAEAMSRRLGISPRTAGKHLEHIYRRLDVCDRLMAVQRAHELGLITASPDNSQAGQPNQDAP from the coding sequence TTGGCCGGTTTGCTGCAACCAATTCTGACCGCCCTTGCAGTGCACTTTAAGACAGCGCAGTCAGCTGGAGCACCCACCCATGACCGCTTCGCGCAGGATCTAACAGCACGCGAAATGACGGTCTTGTCCGTTCTGATCGAGGGGCTCACCGCCGAGGCCATGAGCAGGCGGCTCGGCATTTCGCCGCGCACCGCTGGAAAGCACCTTGAACACATCTACCGCAGACTAGATGTCTGCGACCGCCTGATGGCAGTCCAACGGGCACATGAGTTGGGCCTGATCACTGCGTCGCCGGACAATAGCCAGGCCGGTCAGCCGAATCAGGACGCACCTTGA